A region from the Acyrthosiphon pisum isolate AL4f chromosome A1, pea_aphid_22Mar2018_4r6ur, whole genome shotgun sequence genome encodes:
- the LOC100165402 gene encoding uncharacterized protein LOC100165402 yields the protein MKAAGVVLHSGSWSRWSLFLLLWTNFASVLGRTAFEKLTELDYKGTTYYTVKNLTLYECQGWCREEPECQAASFSFVLNPLTPIQETICQLQNETTANNPAATPQRSVNLYYMVKMQIRSDNVCLRPWSFERVPNKMIRGLDNALIYTSTKEACLAACLNEHRFTCRSVEYNYVTLQCHLSDSDRRTTGQYVQFVEAQGVDYFENLCIKGNQACKGNRVFQVPRIGVADDKVAQYASLHYYNDKELQVTSESACRLACEIENEFLCRSFIFKGPPVGTAYNCELFHLDHKTLPDGPSTYLNAERPLIDDGQKIGNYYENYCEKSTTPPHEQLPVVFESTDDPSLNLTRTDLNCDKTGTCYDVSVHCKDTKIAVQVRTNKPFNGRIYALGRSETCNIDVLNSDQFRLDLTMAGQDCNTQSVTGVFSNTVVLQHHSVVMTKADKIYKVKCTYDMSSKNITFGMMPIRDPEMISITSAPEAPPPRIRILDSRAREVETVRIGDKLTFRIEIPEDTPYGIFARSCVAMAKDSKSTFQIIDDEGCPVDPTIFPGFSPEGNALQSVYEAFRFTESYGVIFQCNVKYCLGPCEPAVCEWGRDSVESWGRRRRSVSGVQPSNNDTAENSEDMTQISQEILVLDFGDEKQSQFLKSNEPQYTDFSKDKTITIVEPCPTKTSVLALGITCMLLILIYVSTVFCYYMKKWMTPRKMMA from the exons ATGAAAGCTGCCGGCGTAGTGTTACATTCCGGTAGTTGGTCGAGATGGTCACTGTTCTTACTTTTGTGGACAAACTTTGCCAGCGTGCttg gTCGAACCGCTTTTGAAAAACTCACCGAATTAGATTACAAAGGTAcgacatattatacagtaaaaaacTTGACGCTGTATGAGTGCCAGGGATGGTGTCGAGAAGAGCCAGAGTGCCAAGCAGCTTCATTTAG TTTCGTCTTAAACCCGCTGACGCCCATACAAGAAACCATTTGCCAATTACAGAATGAGACAACTGCGAATAATCCAGCGGCAACCCCTCAGCGTTCCGTCAACTTGTATTACATGGTGAAAATGCAAATACGATCTG ATAATGTATGTTTGAGGCCATGGTCCTTCGAAAGGGTACCGAACAAAATGATTCGGGGACTAGACAACGCGTTGATCTACACGTCAACGAAAGAAGCGTGTCTAGCCGCCTGCTTGAACGAg CACCGTTTCACTTGCCGTTCCGTGGAGTACAATTACGTAACACTCCAGTGTCATTTGAGTGATTCGGACAGGAGAACCACTGGCCAGTACGTGCAGTTTGTCGAAGCGCAGGGTGTCGATTACTTTGAAAATCTCTGCATCAAAG GCAATCAAGCTTGCAAAGGAAATCGCGTATTCCAAGTGCCCAGGATCGGAGTAGCCGACGACAAAGTGGCACAGTACGCCTCGTTGCATTACTACAACGACAAGGAACTACAG GTGACCAGTGAGTCAGCGTGTCGGTTGGCCTGTGAGATCGAGAACGAGTTCCTCTGCCGATCGTTCATCTTCAAAGGACCGCCGGTGGGCACGGCGTACAACTGCGAACTGTTCCACTTGGACCACAAGACGCTACCAGACGGCCCCAGTACGTACCTAAACGCCGAACGACCACTGATCGACGACGGCCAAAAGATCGGCAATTACTACGAAAACTACTGCGAGA AATCCACGACGCCGCCTCACGAACAGCTGCCAGTCGTGTTCGAGAGTACCGACGATCCGTCGTTGAACTTGACTAGAACCGATCTGAACTGTGACAAGACCGGAACGTGTTACGATG TGTCCGTGCATTGCAAGGATACCAAGATAGCTGTTCAAGTACGCACGAACAAACCATTCAACGGTAGAATATACGCGCTCGGCAGATCGGAGACATGCAACATAGACGTGCTCAACAGCGACCAATTCCGATTGGATCTAACAATGGCTGGTCAAGATTGTAATACCCAGTCGGTG ACCGGAGTGTTTTCCAATACAGTGGTCCTTCAACACCACAGCGTTGTTATGACAAAAGCGGACAAAATCTACAAAGTCAAGTGCACTTACGACATGTCTTCGAAGAACATCACATTCGGAATGATGCCAATCAG GGACCCGGAGATGATAAGCATTACTTCGGCACCAGAAGCGCCGCCACCAAGGATCAGAATCCTGGACTCTCGGGCAAGAGAAGTGGAAACGGTCCGAATCGGCGACAAGCTGACGTTCAGGATCGAAATCCCCGAAGACA CACCGTACGGTATATTCGCAAGGAGCTGCGTGGCCATGGCCAAGGATTCGAAGAGCACGTTCCAGATCATCGACGACGAAGGGTGTCCGGTAGACCCGACAATATTCCCCGGTTTCTCGCCCGAAGGAAACGCACTGCAATCCGTCTACGAAGCGTTCCGGTTCACGGAGTCGTACGGTGTGATATTCCAGTGCAACGTTAAATACTGTCTGGGCCCGTGCGAACCG GCCGTTTGCGAATGGGGCCGAGACTCCGTCGAGTCCTGGGGACGGCGCAGGAGGTCGGTGTCTGGCGTGCAACCCAGCAACAATGACACTGCTGAAAACAGCGAAGACATGACGCAGATCAGTCAGGAAATACTGGTGTTGGACTTTGGCGATGAAAAACAATCGCAATTCTTGAAGAGCAACGAGCCGCAGTACACAGATTTCAGcaaag acaaGACTATCACTATTGTGGAACCGTGTCCGACCAAAACGTCCGTACTCGCATTGGGCATCACGTGTATGCTGCTCATACTGATTTACGTGAGCACAGTGTTCTGTTACTATATGAAGAAATGGATGACTCCAAGGAAAATGATGGCATAG
- the LOC100161307 gene encoding ubiquitin-associated protein 1, with protein MSYGGSSGQESDKNGFSYIDDIPVKIIEKYKPPKKIALPGVLQHKPTSNALKTQYDFNLEKNVLEKMTIWSKMREEAQTKRHSQAAEFKTQDYLDLDKLTLLNPTQPQNTQVLQPIPAQQMNFKMSSYDTMLTKNINISDFESDTSSPFDNMELKTINDLEELASVLKPTSTYSNTNIKNVQPSDINVSQYYPKPIYNNYPEHFSSNEFLHSPNTKTNQTISSIRMSNLNVFDDKNNKADLPPVTMPNILLQLEADLNTSKFNDESPNDPQKSQPHITTNGSKSPTCSFPNPYRSLSPTSQCLADQMHQMGFSLSRAARACKLFGKDESKVIEFLIQIHSIEETSGYTADRVEQALVVNNFNADHAITFLKNVDRLIDFGFREENICSALVKCNNDPDKALDSLVSY; from the exons ATGTCATATGGTGGAAGCAGTGGACAAGAAAGTGATAAAAAtg ggttTTCATACATTGATGACATTCcagttaaaattattgaaaaatacaagcCTCCCAAAAAGATAGCATTACCTGGTGTACTACAACATAAGCCTACATCTAATGCATTAAAAACccag TATgattttaatttggaaaaaaatgtacttgaGAAAATGACAATATGGAGCAAAATGAGAGAAGAAGCTCAAACTAAACGCCATTCACAGGCTGCTGAGTTCAAAACACAAGattatttagatttagataAGTTGACGCTATTAAATCCAACACAACCACAAAATACTCAAGTTTTACAACCAATACCTGCTCAACAAATGAACTTTAAAATGTCTTCATATGACACCATgctcacaaaaaatataaatatatcagatTTCGAGTCCGATACATCCAGTCCATTTGACAACATggaattaaaaactattaatgatTTAGAAGAATTAGCTTCTGTCTTAAAACCAACATCAACTTACAGtaataccaatattaaaaatgttcaaccaTCTGATATAAATGTGTCTCAATATTATCCAAAacctatttacaataattatccaGAACATTTTAGTAGCAATGAATTTTTACATAGTCCTAATACTAAAACAAACCAGACTATTAGTTCTATTCGCATGtccaatttaaatgtttttgatgataaaaataataaagcagATTTGCCACCTGTTACTatgccaaatattttattacaattggaAGCTGATTTAAATACTTCAAAGTTTAATGATGAATCACCA AATGATCCACAAAAATCTCAACCACACATTACAACAAATGGGTCTAAATCACCTACATGTTCATTTCCTAATCCATACAGATCACTTTCTCCAACTAGCCAATGTCTTGCTGATCAAATGCATCAAATGGGCTTTTCTTTATCGCGTGCTGCACGAGCGTGTAAACTATTTGGTAAAGATGAATCAAAG GTGATAgagtttttaattcaaatacattcCATTGAGGAGACTAGTGGTTATACTGCTGATCGTGTAGAACAAGCATTGgtggttaataattttaacgcTGATCATGCAATtacttttcttaaaaatgttgataggcTTATTGATTTTGGATTTCGAGAAGAAAATATATGCAGTGCATTAGTGAAGTGCAATAACGATCCTGATAAAGCACTTGATAGTCTTGTGtcttattaa